One genomic segment of Chitinophaga sancti includes these proteins:
- a CDS encoding response regulator transcription factor, translated as MKAGVLLVEDDLFFAKVVKSHLEKAGYDVTHCANGEEGWATFQEKPFDICLLDVIMPGMDGFTLCREIRDKDENVPIIFASSRYMEQDKLNGFEAGGDDYLVKPFNMEELLCRMEVFMKRSRLLQHDKQVVFTLGSLMFNYSEFKIYHQPTNTNINLPPKEAELLKYLCENANKKLKREGILLSVWGNDDFFTGRSMDVYLTRIRKHFKLDGTIKLETIHGKGLRLLTEPEKVAEKL; from the coding sequence ATGAAAGCAGGAGTACTGTTAGTTGAAGACGATTTGTTTTTTGCCAAAGTGGTAAAAAGCCATTTAGAAAAAGCCGGGTATGATGTGACACATTGTGCCAATGGCGAAGAGGGCTGGGCAACTTTTCAGGAAAAGCCCTTTGACATCTGTCTGTTGGATGTGATTATGCCAGGCATGGATGGGTTTACCCTGTGCCGGGAAATCCGCGACAAGGATGAGAACGTACCAATCATTTTTGCTTCCTCCAGATATATGGAGCAGGATAAGCTGAATGGCTTTGAAGCTGGTGGAGACGACTACCTCGTGAAACCTTTCAATATGGAAGAGTTGCTCTGCCGTATGGAAGTGTTTATGAAGCGGAGCCGTCTGTTACAGCATGACAAGCAGGTGGTGTTCACCCTTGGTTCGCTCATGTTTAATTACAGCGAATTCAAAATATATCATCAACCAACCAATACCAATATCAATTTACCGCCTAAGGAGGCTGAGCTGCTCAAGTATCTCTGTGAAAATGCGAATAAGAAGCTGAAGAGAGAAGGAATTCTGCTCAGTGTGTGGGGAAATGACGACTTTTTCACCGGCAGAAGCATGGATGTATACCTGACGCGTATCAGGAAGCATTTTAAGCTGGATGGTACCATTAAACTGGAAACCATACACGGGAAAGGGTTAAGGTTACTGACCGAACCAGAAAAGGTTGCTGAAAAGCTTTAA
- a CDS encoding dicarboxylate/amino acid:cation symporter, whose amino-acid sequence MKKTNRLTLYIFLAMVLGILTGYLVNIAYSGKDGGQATIGKFVENISILTSVFLRLVKMIIAPLVFTTLVVGIAKLGDIKAVGRIGGKTMLWFITATFVSLFLGLILVNILKPGVDMHLVDKHADTGIKAADMTLRGFFEHVFPDSVVNAMAHNEILQIVIFALFFGVATAAVGELGQIVIKFLDSVAHIMLKVTGYVMNFAPFAVFGAMAATIAEKGAGILKTYGIFIGEFYLGLGTLWLVLAGVGCLILGKRGLDLLKRIKNPVLLAFSTASSEAAYPKVMEELEGFGADNRIVSFVLPLGYSFNLDGSMMYMTFASLFIAQAYDMHLGIEQQFSMLLVLMITSKGIAGVPRASLVVIAGTLSMFKIPDEGLLLLLGVDHLLDMGRSATNVIGNAMATGVVSKWEGALAEPGTNP is encoded by the coding sequence ATGAAGAAAACCAACCGCCTTACCTTGTATATTTTTTTAGCAATGGTACTGGGGATATTGACAGGTTATTTGGTGAATATTGCTTATTCGGGTAAAGATGGTGGGCAAGCTACTATTGGAAAGTTCGTAGAAAACATATCGATACTGACCAGTGTTTTCCTCCGCCTGGTTAAAATGATTATTGCTCCGCTGGTATTTACCACGCTGGTAGTAGGAATCGCCAAGTTAGGGGATATTAAGGCCGTAGGCCGTATTGGAGGAAAGACCATGTTATGGTTTATTACAGCTACTTTCGTTTCCCTGTTTCTGGGATTGATCCTGGTAAACATATTGAAACCTGGTGTTGACATGCACCTGGTAGATAAACATGCGGATACCGGTATTAAAGCGGCAGATATGACCCTGAGAGGTTTCTTCGAGCATGTGTTTCCGGATAGCGTAGTAAATGCAATGGCACATAACGAGATCCTGCAGATTGTAATATTTGCATTGTTCTTTGGTGTGGCTACAGCAGCAGTAGGGGAACTGGGCCAGATTGTGATCAAGTTCCTGGATAGCGTAGCACATATCATGCTCAAGGTAACCGGGTATGTAATGAACTTTGCACCATTTGCCGTATTTGGCGCTATGGCTGCCACGATTGCAGAGAAGGGGGCCGGGATACTAAAAACCTACGGTATATTTATCGGTGAGTTCTATTTGGGGCTTGGAACCCTGTGGCTTGTATTGGCAGGGGTAGGTTGCCTGATATTGGGTAAGCGTGGTTTGGATCTCCTGAAAAGAATCAAGAATCCGGTATTGCTGGCGTTCAGTACTGCCAGCAGTGAGGCTGCGTATCCTAAGGTGATGGAAGAACTGGAAGGGTTTGGTGCTGACAATCGTATTGTGAGCTTTGTATTGCCATTGGGTTATTCTTTCAACCTGGATGGTTCTATGATGTATATGACCTTTGCTAGTCTCTTTATTGCACAGGCCTATGATATGCACCTGGGCATCGAGCAGCAGTTTTCTATGTTGCTGGTATTGATGATCACCAGTAAAGGGATAGCCGGTGTCCCAAGGGCGTCGCTGGTAGTGATAGCAGGCACCCTGTCTATGTTTAAGATTCCGGACGAGGGATTATTGCTGCTGCTGGGAGTAGACCACCTGCTGGATATGGGCCGTTCTGCTACCAATGTAATTGGAAATGCGATGGCGACTGGCGTAGTATCAAAATGGGAGGGTGCACTGGCGGAGCCAGGAACTAATCCTTAA
- the efp gene encoding elongation factor P has protein sequence MATTADIRTGLIIKLENSLYSVVEFGQNKTARAAAKVWAKLKGVDNSRSIEHTWNSGDTIYPVRVEKKAFQYLYQDDSGYNFMDNETFEQIALPASIIDAPQFLKEGQEVGVSINTETDQPMSVELPDKIVVKVTYSEPGLKGDTATRTLKPATVEGGATVNVPLFVNEGELIRVNTKTGDYIERVKE, from the coding sequence ATGGCTACCACTGCAGATATCAGAACAGGATTGATAATAAAGCTGGAAAACAGCCTTTATTCTGTTGTAGAGTTTGGTCAGAACAAAACAGCCCGTGCCGCTGCTAAAGTTTGGGCAAAACTGAAGGGTGTTGATAACAGCCGTTCCATCGAGCATACCTGGAACTCCGGTGATACTATCTACCCTGTGCGTGTTGAGAAGAAAGCATTCCAATACTTATATCAGGACGATAGTGGTTACAATTTCATGGATAACGAGACATTCGAGCAGATTGCTTTACCAGCAAGTATTATCGATGCACCTCAGTTCCTGAAAGAAGGCCAGGAAGTAGGAGTTAGTATTAATACGGAAACCGACCAGCCAATGAGTGTGGAATTACCGGATAAAATCGTGGTGAAAGTAACGTATTCTGAGCCAGGTTTGAAGGGGGATACAGCTACTCGTACGCTGAAACCTGCTACTGTAGAAGGTGGTGCAACCGTGAATGTTCCTTTGTTCGTAAATGAGGGAGAACTGATCAGAGTAAACACCAAAACGGGTGATTACATTGAGCGTGTAAAAGAATAG
- a CDS encoding MarR family winged helix-turn-helix transcriptional regulator has protein sequence MSNIEKLISQKSWSSEYNKGLIGLIFVGNWLVSRHQHFFKKFDITMQQYNILRILRGQYPKAANINTLKERMLDKMSDVSRLVERLRKAGLVERKASEIDRRAVDVMITPKGLSLLDEVDVDLPALEDSLNLSLTEEEAKQLNLLLDKILMRY, from the coding sequence ATGTCAAATATAGAAAAACTGATCTCGCAAAAAAGTTGGTCCAGCGAGTATAACAAAGGGTTAATAGGTCTCATCTTCGTAGGTAACTGGCTGGTTTCCCGTCACCAGCACTTCTTTAAAAAGTTTGACATCACCATGCAGCAGTATAACATCCTTCGCATTTTGCGGGGACAATATCCTAAAGCGGCCAATATCAATACTTTGAAAGAAAGGATGCTGGACAAAATGAGCGACGTTTCCCGCCTCGTGGAACGCCTAAGAAAAGCTGGCCTGGTAGAAAGAAAAGCAAGCGAAATTGACCGTCGTGCTGTAGATGTCATGATCACTCCCAAAGGGCTCTCACTGCTCGATGAAGTCGATGTAGACCTTCCCGCCCTGGAAGATTCTCTGAACCTGTCGCTTACTGAAGAAGAAGCGAAACAACTGAACTTACTGTTAGATAAGATCCTGATGAGGTATTAA
- a CDS encoding TlpA family protein disulfide reductase: protein MKHYLIVLLLCLPALMNAQSNKTTATAAKDQPPYLQFPTPPAFEFTLPDGKVITKKNLKKNVKTLIFVFSVDCDHCKHLTEEMLKNIDKFKKAQILMVTPFKRELMKEYYDHYNIKNYPNITMGSEPTRQIMYFYNLHYFPGLFVYDKKGQFVKGFEGTAKIEELAELLK, encoded by the coding sequence ATGAAGCACTATCTGATCGTACTATTGTTATGTCTGCCAGCCTTGATGAATGCACAATCCAACAAAACTACCGCTACTGCAGCCAAGGACCAACCTCCTTACCTGCAGTTTCCAACACCACCCGCCTTTGAGTTTACCCTCCCTGACGGAAAGGTAATAACTAAAAAGAACCTGAAAAAGAACGTCAAAACCCTGATTTTTGTTTTCAGTGTAGACTGTGACCATTGCAAGCACCTGACAGAAGAAATGCTCAAAAACATCGACAAGTTCAAAAAAGCTCAGATCCTGATGGTGACCCCGTTCAAACGGGAATTGATGAAAGAATATTATGACCATTATAATATTAAGAACTACCCGAACATTACGATGGGCAGCGAACCCACCCGCCAGATCATGTATTTCTACAACCTCCACTACTTCCCCGGCCTCTTCGTATATGATAAGAAAGGTCAGTTTGTAAAAGGTTTTGAAGGTACCGCGAAGATCGAAGAACTCGCCGAGCTCCTGAAGTAG
- a CDS encoding DedA family protein: MDQFLELFKHLINPAWIIEHGGLYLLLIIIFAETGLFVGFFLPGDSLLFLAGFYGTMLSDSFYNTPLVVIMTMVAVAGILGNAVGFWIGRKSGPLLFSRKDTLFFKKKHLYQAKELYDKHGGGAIFLARFMPIVRTFAPIVGGIVQMDKKKFMFYNIVSSFVWVFSMMLAGHYLGKAFPGLQKHLELIIIILILITTLPVLIKLFFGKTKHHAPPHADVNE; encoded by the coding sequence ATGGACCAGTTTTTAGAACTATTCAAGCACCTTATTAACCCGGCATGGATCATTGAGCATGGTGGATTGTACCTGTTATTGATTATCATTTTTGCAGAAACGGGCCTGTTTGTAGGATTCTTCCTTCCCGGCGATTCACTGTTATTCCTTGCCGGATTTTACGGTACTATGTTGAGCGATAGTTTTTATAATACGCCTTTGGTTGTGATAATGACGATGGTGGCGGTTGCCGGTATATTAGGAAATGCGGTTGGTTTCTGGATTGGCCGGAAATCGGGACCTTTGTTATTTAGTAGAAAAGATACCCTCTTCTTTAAAAAGAAGCACTTATACCAGGCCAAGGAATTGTATGACAAGCATGGCGGCGGGGCTATTTTCCTTGCCCGCTTTATGCCGATTGTCCGCACATTTGCTCCGATAGTTGGGGGTATTGTACAGATGGACAAGAAGAAATTCATGTTTTACAACATCGTCAGTTCATTTGTATGGGTGTTTTCCATGATGCTGGCGGGTCATTACCTGGGTAAAGCATTCCCTGGGCTACAGAAGCACCTGGAACTGATCATTATTATACTTATACTTATTACCACATTGCCTGTTTTAATAAAATTATTTTTCGGTAAAACGAAGCACCATGCGCCACCGCATGCGGATGTGAATGAATAA
- the accB gene encoding acetyl-CoA carboxylase biotin carboxyl carrier protein, with protein sequence MDFKQIQELVKMVNKSNISELSIEQDKFKITIKQKDNETQQVIAVPTMAAPVQAVPQAVAAAQVPVSAPAADAPKPAADVKADNLVTIKSPMIGTFYRSPGPDKPFFVNVGDEVSAGKVVCIIEAMKLFNEIESEVSGKIVKILVDDASPVEYDQPLYLVEP encoded by the coding sequence ATGGATTTTAAACAGATTCAGGAGCTGGTCAAGATGGTCAACAAATCCAACATCAGCGAACTGAGCATTGAGCAGGACAAGTTTAAGATTACAATAAAGCAAAAGGATAACGAAACTCAGCAGGTGATTGCAGTGCCAACTATGGCAGCACCTGTACAGGCAGTTCCTCAGGCAGTTGCTGCTGCGCAGGTTCCTGTATCAGCTCCGGCTGCTGACGCGCCAAAACCAGCTGCTGATGTAAAAGCAGACAACCTGGTAACCATTAAGTCTCCTATGATCGGTACTTTCTACCGCAGCCCTGGTCCTGATAAACCTTTCTTTGTAAATGTAGGTGATGAGGTATCCGCAGGTAAAGTGGTATGTATCATTGAGGCAATGAAGCTTTTCAACGAGATTGAAAGTGAGGTAAGTGGTAAAATCGTGAAAATACTGGTAGATGATGCATCTCCTGTAGAATACGATCAGCCTCTGTACCTGGTAGAACCATAA
- a CDS encoding YebC/PmpR family DNA-binding transcriptional regulator, whose translation MGRIFEVRKHTMFARWDRMAKQFTRIGKEIAIAVKAGGPDPDNNPALRRCFANAKGVNMPKDRVEAAIKRAMGKDKTDYEEVVYEGYAPHGVAVMIETATDNPTRTVANVRMHFNKLGGSLGNSGSVGFLFNRVGEFKIKNEGQNLEDLELELIDAGLEEIGEDSEGNIILRTPFTEFGNMSKALEDRNIIPISAELKRLPTTTTELNEEQAKEVLELIDRLEQDDDVQQVFHTLK comes from the coding sequence ATGGGAAGGATATTTGAAGTAAGAAAACATACCATGTTTGCCCGCTGGGACAGGATGGCAAAGCAGTTTACCAGGATAGGCAAGGAAATCGCGATAGCCGTAAAAGCGGGAGGTCCTGATCCTGATAATAATCCAGCCCTCCGCAGGTGCTTCGCGAATGCGAAGGGTGTAAACATGCCCAAAGACCGCGTAGAAGCTGCCATCAAGCGCGCGATGGGGAAAGATAAAACTGACTACGAAGAAGTTGTATACGAAGGATATGCACCGCACGGGGTGGCTGTAATGATAGAAACTGCTACAGACAACCCAACCCGTACCGTAGCTAACGTACGTATGCACTTCAACAAATTAGGCGGCTCCCTCGGCAACAGTGGTTCCGTAGGATTCCTCTTCAACCGTGTGGGTGAATTCAAAATTAAAAACGAAGGGCAGAACCTGGAAGACCTGGAGCTGGAACTGATTGATGCCGGACTGGAAGAAATCGGTGAAGACAGTGAGGGAAATATCATTCTGCGTACTCCATTCACTGAATTTGGGAACATGTCCAAAGCACTGGAAGATAGAAATATCATTCCTATCAGTGCTGAATTAAAACGACTCCCTACCACTACTACCGAGCTGAATGAAGAGCAGGCGAAAGAAGTGCTGGAACTGATTGACAGGCTGGAGCAGGATGATGATGTTCAGCAGGTGTTTCACACACTGAAATAA
- the accC gene encoding acetyl-CoA carboxylase biotin carboxylase subunit produces MFKKILIANRGEIALRIIRTCKEMGIKTVAVYSTADKDSLHVKFADEAVCIGKPQSSESYLNIPHLMAAAEITNADAIHPGYGFLAENARFAEICGEHGIKFIGPTPEMIRKMGDKMTAKETMIAAGVPVIPGSGGLLQSLEEARTLAKEMGLPIILKATAGGGGKGMRVVWKDEELENAYNMAKNEARAAFNNDGIYMEKFVEEPRHIEIQVAGDQYGKVCHLSERDCSIQRRHQKLVEESPSPFMTPELREKMGEAAIKAASAINYESVGTIEFLVDKHRNFYFMEMNTRIQVEHGVTEEVINFDLIKEQIKIAAGIPISGKNYMPEMHVIECRINAEDPYNDFRPSPGKITVLHIPGGHGVRVDSHIYAGYVIPPYYDSMVAKLITIAQTREEAISTMERALSEFVIEGVKTTIPFHQQLMRDENFRKGNFTTKFTETFKLV; encoded by the coding sequence ATGTTTAAGAAAATATTGATTGCCAACCGTGGAGAGATCGCCTTGCGTATTATACGTACCTGTAAGGAAATGGGCATCAAAACGGTGGCTGTTTATTCTACTGCTGACAAGGATAGTCTTCATGTGAAGTTCGCGGATGAGGCGGTATGTATAGGCAAGCCGCAGAGCAGTGAATCATATCTGAATATCCCTCACTTAATGGCGGCAGCTGAGATCACTAATGCGGATGCAATCCATCCGGGTTATGGATTTTTGGCAGAAAATGCACGTTTTGCAGAGATCTGTGGAGAACACGGCATTAAATTTATCGGACCTACTCCGGAGATGATCCGTAAGATGGGAGATAAAATGACTGCTAAAGAAACCATGATTGCAGCAGGTGTACCTGTTATTCCGGGTTCCGGCGGGTTATTACAAAGCCTGGAAGAAGCAAGAACACTGGCTAAAGAAATGGGCCTTCCTATCATCCTGAAAGCAACTGCTGGTGGGGGTGGTAAAGGTATGCGTGTAGTTTGGAAAGACGAAGAGCTGGAGAATGCCTACAACATGGCAAAAAATGAGGCCCGTGCGGCATTTAATAACGATGGTATCTACATGGAGAAATTCGTGGAAGAGCCAAGACATATTGAGATCCAGGTAGCTGGTGACCAGTATGGTAAAGTATGTCACCTGAGTGAGCGTGACTGTTCTATTCAGCGTCGTCACCAGAAGCTGGTAGAAGAGTCTCCTTCTCCGTTCATGACGCCTGAGCTGCGTGAGAAGATGGGTGAAGCGGCTATCAAAGCTGCATCAGCGATCAATTACGAGAGCGTAGGTACCATTGAGTTCCTGGTGGATAAGCACAGGAATTTCTACTTCATGGAAATGAATACCCGTATCCAGGTAGAACATGGTGTAACTGAAGAGGTGATCAATTTCGACCTGATTAAAGAGCAGATCAAGATTGCAGCTGGTATTCCTATTTCAGGGAAGAACTATATGCCGGAGATGCACGTAATTGAGTGTCGTATCAATGCGGAAGATCCATACAATGATTTCCGTCCTTCTCCTGGTAAGATCACCGTATTGCATATTCCAGGTGGTCATGGTGTGAGAGTAGATTCTCATATCTATGCAGGCTATGTAATTCCTCCTTATTATGATTCAATGGTAGCTAAGCTGATTACGATCGCACAGACGAGAGAAGAAGCGATCAGCACCATGGAAAGAGCACTGAGTGAGTTTGTGATTGAAGGGGTGAAGACAACCATTCCATTCCATCAGCAGCTGATGAGAGATGAGAATTTCAGAAAAGGTAACTTTACAACTAAGTTTACAGAGACGTTTAAGTTAGTGTAA
- a CDS encoding MFS transporter, translating to MKPDSKNSTIFNVAVLVASLGYFVDIYDLLLFTIVRVPSLKSLGVPQDEIDKGIGVWLMNIQMIGLLLGGIMWGIIADKRGRLRVLFGSILLYSVANIANGFVQTTTAYSFWRFVAGVGLAGELGAGITLVAEILPKEKRGYGTMIVATVGVSGAIAANLIAKLVPDWRYCYFIGGGLGLVLLLLRISVMESGMFHAAATDNSVKRGNIFALINNRERFIKYLKCIMLGTPTWFVVGVLIAYSNKFAVEMGVKDPIAPGDAIAFCYAGLVLGDFVTGWVSQLWKSRRKVMILFLLLTIVFTAVYLHQSGTSQTFFFTICFLLGFSVGFWAIFVTIAAESFGTNLRATVAITVPNFARGMLVLITILFGWLQHSFSYLTSAGIVGLITIGLGLLASYLVPETFGKDLNYMETI from the coding sequence ATGAAACCAGACTCGAAAAATTCCACCATCTTCAATGTTGCCGTATTGGTGGCATCATTGGGTTATTTCGTAGATATCTACGACTTATTACTATTTACCATAGTACGGGTGCCCAGCCTGAAATCACTGGGTGTTCCACAGGATGAGATTGACAAAGGTATCGGCGTGTGGCTGATGAATATCCAGATGATAGGGCTGCTGTTAGGCGGTATCATGTGGGGCATCATTGCTGATAAGAGAGGACGGCTCCGGGTATTATTCGGTTCTATTCTTTTGTATTCAGTGGCCAATATTGCCAATGGCTTTGTACAGACTACAACGGCGTATTCCTTCTGGAGGTTTGTAGCTGGGGTAGGTCTGGCTGGTGAACTGGGAGCTGGTATAACCCTGGTAGCAGAAATCCTGCCCAAGGAAAAAAGAGGCTATGGTACGATGATCGTAGCAACCGTTGGGGTTTCCGGTGCAATAGCAGCAAATCTGATTGCAAAGCTGGTACCTGACTGGCGGTATTGTTATTTCATTGGTGGAGGGTTGGGATTAGTGTTGTTATTACTGAGAATCAGTGTGATGGAATCTGGTATGTTTCATGCGGCAGCTACGGACAATTCGGTAAAGAGAGGGAATATATTTGCGCTGATTAACAACCGGGAGCGGTTTATTAAATACCTGAAATGTATCATGCTGGGAACACCCACCTGGTTTGTGGTAGGGGTATTGATAGCTTATTCCAATAAGTTTGCGGTAGAAATGGGGGTGAAGGACCCGATAGCGCCTGGCGATGCTATTGCCTTTTGTTATGCGGGCCTGGTATTGGGCGACTTTGTCACGGGCTGGGTGAGTCAGTTGTGGAAAAGCCGGCGAAAGGTCATGATCCTGTTCCTGTTACTCACCATCGTTTTTACGGCTGTCTACCTCCATCAATCGGGCACCAGCCAGACATTCTTCTTCACGATTTGTTTCTTACTTGGCTTCAGTGTCGGGTTCTGGGCGATATTCGTAACGATAGCGGCAGAGAGTTTTGGTACGAACCTGCGGGCCACGGTAGCGATTACGGTGCCTAACTTTGCGAGGGGGATGCTGGTGTTGATCACGATACTTTTTGGCTGGTTACAGCATTCTTTCAGTTATCTGACCAGTGCAGGAATCGTGGGCCTGATTACGATAGGCTTAGGGTTACTGGCATCTTACCTGGTGCCGGAGACATTTGGAAAGGATTTAAATTACATGGAGACCATCTAA
- the mdh gene encoding malate dehydrogenase — protein MKVTVVGAGNVGATCANVLAHRDFLQEVVLLDIKEGTAEGKALDTWQQSPIDYYSTRISGVTNDYEKTAGSDVVVITSGLPRKPGMSRDDLINTNANIVKSVTENISQYSPDAIIIVVSNPLDVMTYCAYLTAGKDSSKVFGMAGILDTARYRAFLAEEIGCSPKDIQAILMGGHGDTMVPLPRYTTVAGIPVTELVAPDKLEAIIQRTKVGGGEIVNLLGTSAWYAPGAAAAQMVEAILKDEKRIFPCCAWLSGQYGLKDIYLGVPVILGKNGIEKIIELQLDPDETNLLKTSADHVKEVMDVLDNMKVVA, from the coding sequence ATGAAAGTTACTGTTGTAGGAGCTGGCAATGTAGGTGCAACCTGCGCTAATGTGCTGGCCCACAGAGATTTTTTACAGGAAGTCGTGTTATTGGACATTAAGGAGGGAACAGCTGAAGGGAAGGCGCTCGATACATGGCAGCAGTCGCCCATTGACTATTACAGCACCAGGATATCGGGGGTGACGAATGACTATGAGAAGACAGCCGGTAGCGATGTGGTGGTGATTACGTCGGGACTCCCCCGTAAACCAGGAATGAGTCGCGACGACCTGATCAACACCAATGCCAATATCGTAAAGTCTGTAACAGAGAATATCTCCCAGTATTCCCCTGATGCAATTATCATCGTAGTTAGCAACCCACTCGATGTAATGACGTATTGCGCTTACCTCACTGCCGGCAAAGACAGCAGCAAAGTATTCGGTATGGCCGGTATCCTCGATACCGCCCGCTACCGTGCCTTCCTCGCCGAAGAAATTGGCTGCTCTCCCAAAGACATTCAAGCTATCCTCATGGGCGGTCATGGCGATACTATGGTTCCCCTACCCCGCTACACCACTGTAGCAGGCATTCCTGTCACTGAACTGGTAGCCCCCGACAAACTCGAAGCCATCATCCAGCGCACCAAAGTAGGTGGTGGCGAAATCGTAAACCTACTGGGTACCTCCGCATGGTACGCACCCGGCGCCGCAGCCGCCCAGATGGTAGAAGCTATACTGAAAGACGAAAAACGCATCTTTCCTTGCTGCGCATGGCTCTCCGGACAATATGGCCTCAAAGATATCTATCTCGGTGTACCCGTGATACTGGGTAAAAATGGTATCGAAAAAATTATAGAGCTACAGTTGGACCCAGACGAAACAAATTTGCTTAAAACCTCCGCTGATCACGTAAAAGAAGTGATGGATGTACTTGACAATATGAAAGTTGTAGCCTGA
- a CDS encoding amino acid permease, with translation MGKLFVKKPLSILLSEASESDKGLKRTLGAGSLIALGIGAIIGAGLFVRTAAAAGQHAGPAVIFSFIIAAAGCALAGLCYAEFASMIPIAGSAYTYSYATMGEFVAWIIGWDLVLEYALGAATVAIGWAQYLNKLLEKTVGWTIPYEWCHSPFEVSDAGAHGIMNLPAIFILLLLSLLLIRGIEGSAMVNNIIVIAKVAIVILIIILGWQFINPANHTPFMIPADAGTVTMHNGTVIDYSAYGFHGISGVLRGAGVVFFAFIGFDAVSTAAQETVNPKRNMPIGILVSLFVCTALYILFSYVLTGIAPYQDFVKEGGEASVAYVIDKYMIGYGWLSTFVTVAILAGFSSVILVMLLGQTRVFYSMANDGLVPKVFAELHPKYRTPYRSQAMFFVFVSLFAAFVPDSVVGDMTSIGTLFAFVLVCFGVIVMRKTDPDQPREFKTPWVPVVPIVGALFCLAMIFSLGWENWLRLLVWLLIGFIIYFGYSVKNSNIRKM, from the coding sequence ATGGGCAAACTTTTTGTAAAAAAGCCTCTCTCCATTTTATTATCAGAAGCATCTGAATCGGACAAAGGACTTAAACGCACGCTGGGTGCAGGTTCCCTGATTGCATTGGGCATTGGCGCCATCATTGGAGCAGGCCTTTTTGTAAGAACTGCTGCTGCTGCCGGACAACACGCCGGACCTGCAGTAATCTTCTCTTTTATTATTGCAGCTGCAGGTTGTGCATTAGCAGGTTTATGCTATGCAGAATTTGCATCTATGATCCCTATCGCCGGAAGTGCTTACACCTATTCTTATGCTACCATGGGTGAATTTGTCGCCTGGATCATCGGATGGGATCTTGTGCTGGAATATGCACTTGGAGCCGCTACCGTAGCCATAGGATGGGCGCAATACCTGAATAAGCTATTGGAAAAGACAGTCGGATGGACCATTCCTTACGAATGGTGTCACAGTCCATTCGAAGTTTCTGATGCGGGAGCACATGGTATCATGAACCTCCCTGCTATATTCATATTACTGCTCCTGAGCTTATTGCTCATACGGGGTATCGAAGGTTCTGCCATGGTGAATAACATTATCGTTATCGCTAAGGTAGCCATCGTAATCCTGATCATCATTCTTGGCTGGCAGTTCATCAACCCGGCTAACCATACGCCATTCATGATCCCTGCTGATGCCGGTACCGTTACCATGCACAATGGTACAGTGATCGATTATTCTGCTTACGGGTTCCACGGTATATCAGGGGTTCTTCGGGGTGCTGGTGTTGTATTCTTTGCTTTCATTGGTTTTGATGCGGTATCTACTGCTGCACAGGAAACAGTCAATCCTAAGCGCAATATGCCAATAGGTATCCTGGTTTCCCTGTTCGTATGTACAGCCTTATATATCCTCTTCTCTTACGTGCTGACAGGTATCGCTCCTTATCAGGACTTCGTGAAAGAAGGTGGTGAAGCCTCTGTAGCTTACGTAATTGACAAATACATGATTGGGTACGGCTGGCTGTCTACATTTGTAACAGTGGCAATCCTGGCTGGTTTCTCCTCAGTTATCCTCGTTATGCTGCTTGGTCAGACCCGTGTATTCTACTCCATGGCCAACGATGGTCTGGTACCAAAAGTTTTTGCTGAACTGCATCCTAAATACCGTACACCGTACAGGTCACAGGCTATGTTCTTTGTTTTCGTATCCCTGTTCGCAGCATTCGTTCCGGATAGCGTAGTAGGTGATATGACAAGTATCGGTACCCTGTTTGCCTTCGTACTCGTATGCTTTGGGGTGATCGTAATGCGTAAAACAGATCCTGATCAGCCCCGTGAATTCAAAACTCCATGGGTACCGGTTGTGCCTATCGTGGGTGCGTTGTTCTGCCTGGCTATGATTTTCAGCCTTGGCTGGGAAAACTGGTTACGACTGCTGGTATGGCTGTTGATTGGCTTCATTATCTATTTCGGATATAGTGTCAAGAACAGCAACATCAGAAAAATGTAG